In one Nicotiana sylvestris chromosome 8, ASM39365v2, whole genome shotgun sequence genomic region, the following are encoded:
- the LOC104239116 gene encoding glutaredoxin-C9-like, whose protein sequence is MQEALPYKLWQHFPTDFRTLNKSSSLLNQESKGDVKNMITENAVIVFGRCGCCMSHVIKCLLHFLGVNPVIYDIEEKYENEVVVKLENIGGGDRKDGGLQFPAVFIGGELFGGLDRIMAAHISGELTPVLKQAGALWL, encoded by the coding sequence ATGCAAGAAGCACTTCCATACAAGTTATGGCAACATTTTCCAACAGATTTCAGAACTCTAAACAAATCTTCCTCTTTATTAAATCAAGAATCAAAAGGGGATGTCAAGAACATGATAACAGAAAACGCCGTTATAGTTTTCGGTCGGTGCGGCTGTTGTATGAGCCATGTTATAAAATGTTTGCTTCATTTTCTTGGAGTGAACCCTGTTATTTATGACattgaagaaaaatatgaaaatgaGGTGGTGGTGAAGCTGGAGAATATCGGCGGCGGTGATCGGAAAGATGGTGGTTTGCAGTTTCCGGCGGTGTTTATCGGAGGAGAGTTGTTTGGAGGTTTGGATCGGATTATGGCTGCTCATATTAGTGGTGAATTAACTCCTGTATTGAAACAAGCTGGGGCATTGtggctttga
- the LOC138874668 gene encoding uncharacterized protein, producing MTKAHIVHERYDELEESIIFDKFDTYGLVFPHYDAFVITLRILDTNVRRIMVDDGSGACIIHPRVLAHIKLKDKIEPRCITLTGFNNVVEQTSGEITLHVLAGGITLETTFHIMDQDTAYNAIIGRPWIHALKAIPSILYQVIKFTTP from the coding sequence ATGACGAAGGCCCATATAGTCCATGAACGGTACGAcgaactcgaagaaagtatcatcttcgataagttcGATACCTACGGTTTGGTTTTTCCTCACTACGATGCTTTTGTTATCACTTTACGCATATTAGATACAAATGTGAGACGAATTATGGTGGACGATGGGAGCGGCGCGTGCATTATCCACCCTCGAGTACTTGCACATATAAAACTCAAGGATAAGATAGAGCCACGTTGCATCACACTAACTGGTTTTAACAATGTAGTTGAACAAACATCTGGGGAAATCACACTCCATGTCCTGGCCGGTGGCATCACCCTTGAAACTACATTCCATATCATGGACCAAGACACAGCGTACAATGCCATAATAGGtcggccttggatacatgccTTGAAGGCCATTCCCTCCATCTTGTACCAAGTCATCAAATTTACTACCCCATAG